The following coding sequences are from one Desulfosporosinus orientis DSM 765 window:
- a CDS encoding cupin domain-containing protein — translation MIKRFDELKKDVVSNFRGGKGELEMTHFLEVEKDEFKGKGRLYCKNVLKPGASIGFHEHVGDFETYVVLSGEGVVNDNGEEKPVRPGDVIITKNGEKHSLENTGTVDLEVMALILFD, via the coding sequence ATGATTAAACGTTTTGATGAGTTGAAAAAAGATGTAGTTTCAAATTTCCGCGGTGGGAAAGGCGAACTTGAAATGACGCACTTTCTTGAGGTAGAAAAGGATGAATTTAAGGGTAAGGGGAGACTGTACTGTAAAAATGTTTTAAAACCTGGAGCCTCCATCGGTTTTCACGAACATGTCGGGGACTTTGAAACCTATGTCGTCCTCAGCGGGGAAGGCGTAGTCAATGATAACGGAGAAGAAAAGCCTGTAAGACCTGGAGATGTAATCATCACTAAAAACGGTGAGAAGCATTCCCTTGAAAATACAGGAACCGTTGATTTGGAAGTTATGGCATTAATCTTGTTTGACTAA
- a CDS encoding aminopeptidase, translating into MNRNSLEKYAQLIVKTGLNLQKNQTLVISAPIESAPFTRLVTEKAYQEGARDVVIQWRDELTSKIRYLHAPEEVFEEFPTWQKEFYLSYVHQGAAFLNIAASDPELMKDVNPERLTKAQKASNSALKDYRHRLMSNQNTWCVVSIPTAAWSKKVFPHLSEEESMEMLWDAILKTVRVDAENPVLAWEEHKRNLKTRMDILNSLSLTTLRYTNSLGTDLQIKLPENHYWLGGSEFTPDGIEFIANMPTEEVFTLPHKTGVNGKVVSSMPLNYNGNLIENFSLTFKDGKIIDYNAEKGRETLKTIIETDQGSHFLGEVALVPYDSPISNSKILFYNTLFDENASCHLAIGKAYPVCMKNSEKIPPEEYGKLGMNESLVHIDFMIGTRDLKILGTTSDGSEIPIFKNGNFAL; encoded by the coding sequence ATGAATAGAAATTCGTTAGAAAAATATGCTCAGCTTATCGTAAAAACTGGTCTAAACCTCCAAAAAAATCAAACCCTGGTGATTTCCGCACCCATCGAAAGTGCACCCTTTACCCGTTTGGTTACGGAAAAAGCTTATCAAGAAGGCGCACGGGATGTTGTGATCCAATGGAGAGACGAATTGACTTCAAAAATCCGCTATCTTCACGCGCCAGAAGAGGTTTTCGAAGAATTTCCGACCTGGCAGAAAGAATTTTACCTTTCCTATGTCCATCAAGGAGCAGCCTTTTTAAACATTGCTGCCTCTGATCCTGAACTCATGAAGGATGTTAATCCTGAACGACTTACCAAAGCTCAAAAAGCCAGCAATAGTGCCCTCAAAGATTACCGACATCGCTTAATGAGCAACCAAAATACTTGGTGCGTTGTTTCGATCCCGACGGCAGCATGGTCCAAAAAAGTTTTTCCCCATCTTTCTGAAGAAGAATCCATGGAAATGCTCTGGGATGCCATCTTAAAAACTGTCCGGGTTGATGCTGAAAACCCAGTTCTTGCTTGGGAAGAGCATAAAAGGAACCTTAAAACCAGAATGGATATATTAAATTCCCTTTCCTTAACCACCCTCCGTTATACCAATTCTCTGGGAACTGATTTACAGATTAAACTACCTGAAAATCATTATTGGCTGGGAGGTTCTGAGTTTACACCTGACGGTATCGAATTTATTGCCAATATGCCTACGGAAGAGGTATTTACCTTACCTCATAAAACAGGCGTCAATGGCAAAGTCGTCAGCTCTATGCCTCTAAACTACAATGGAAACCTTATAGAGAATTTTTCTCTGACCTTTAAAGATGGCAAAATTATAGATTACAACGCTGAGAAAGGACGCGAAACCCTTAAAACTATCATTGAAACCGACCAAGGCTCGCATTTTTTGGGAGAGGTTGCTCTAGTCCCTTATGACTCTCCAATCTCGAACTCGAAAATCCTGTTTTATAATACTCTCTTTGATGAAAACGCATCCTGCCATTTAGCTATTGGCAAAGCCTATCCGGTCTGTATGAAAAACAGCGAGAAAATCCCCCCTGAAGAGTATGGGAAACTGGGAATGAATGAGTCTCTGGTTCATATCGACTTCATGATCGGAACCAGAGACCTGAAAATCTTAGGGACTACCTCAGATGGCAGCGAGATACCCATCTTCAAAAACGGCAACTTTGCCCTGTGA